A genomic window from Terrisporobacter glycolicus ATCC 14880 = DSM 1288 includes:
- a CDS encoding DUF4387 domain-containing protein gives MTKLVDITNIIRSKNSGPYELTMDIMFKTLEDYENVCSSKIINEKLICELYKINKEDIINIIEFKPANAIKITIKRPIASGDLGETDVYGAQQHAPLLSIEF, from the coding sequence ATGACAAAGTTAGTTGATATTACAAATATTATTCGTAGTAAAAATTCTGGGCCATATGAATTAACTATGGATATAATGTTTAAAACCTTGGAAGATTATGAAAACGTATGTAGCAGTAAAATAATTAACGAAAAGTTAATTTGTGAATTATACAAAATAAACAAAGAAGATATTATTAATATTATAGAATTTAAGCCAGCTAATGCAATAAAAATAACAATAAAAAGACCTATTGCATCAGGTGACCTAGGCGAAACTGATGTTTATGGTGCTCAACAACATGCACCACTTCTAAGTATAGAATTTTAA
- a CDS encoding glutamine--tRNA ligase/YqeY domain fusion protein — protein MSNETISNNFIKNIIVDDLESGKHDHIITRFPPEPNGYLHIGHAKSICLNFGLANELKGTVNMRFDDTNPLKEDDEYVNSIKEDVMWLGFNWNNLYFASDYFDEMYKRAIILIKKGKAYVDDLSADEIRETRGTLTEPGFDSPYRNRSIEENLDLFERMKNGEFENGKKVLRAKIDMSSPNINFRDPVIYRISHASHHNTGDKWCIYPMYSFAHPLEDAIEGITHSICTLEFEDQRPLYDWVVRECEMENIPRQIEFARLNLTNTVMSKRKLKLLVDEGIADGWDDPRLPTISGVRRRGYTPECIRNFCAEIGVSKADSKVDSRLFDHFLREDLQPKAQLAMGILNPLKLVITNYPEDQSEMIELENIAKNEEAGTREVPFSREVYIERDDFMEEPIPKYRRFFPGNEVRLKGAYFVKCTDVIKDENGNVVEIHGTYDPETKSGSGFTGRKVKGTVHWVDAKTAVPAEFRLFEPLILDDAPENEGKHFLDQINPNSLTVLQGFVEPTAIKDAKPLDKFQFVRNGFFSVDTKYTTPEKLVFNRIVPLKSSFKPGK, from the coding sequence ATGTCAAACGAAACAATTTCAAATAATTTTATAAAAAACATAATAGTTGACGATTTAGAATCAGGAAAACACGATCATATAATAACTCGTTTCCCGCCAGAGCCAAATGGATATTTACATATTGGACATGCTAAAAGTATTTGCTTAAACTTTGGATTAGCTAATGAATTAAAGGGAACAGTTAATATGAGATTTGATGATACAAATCCACTAAAAGAAGATGATGAATATGTTAATTCAATAAAAGAAGACGTAATGTGGTTAGGATTTAATTGGAATAACTTATACTTTGCATCTGATTATTTTGATGAAATGTATAAAAGAGCTATTATCTTAATAAAAAAAGGTAAAGCATACGTGGACGATTTATCTGCTGATGAAATAAGAGAGACTCGTGGGACTTTAACTGAGCCAGGTTTTGATAGTCCATATAGGAATAGATCTATAGAAGAAAACTTAGATTTATTTGAAAGAATGAAAAATGGTGAATTTGAAAATGGTAAAAAAGTTTTAAGAGCTAAGATAGATATGTCTTCTCCTAATATAAACTTTAGAGATCCTGTTATATACAGAATTTCTCATGCATCTCATCACAACACTGGAGATAAATGGTGCATATACCCTATGTACTCATTTGCTCACCCACTAGAAGATGCTATAGAAGGAATAACTCACTCTATATGTACTCTAGAATTTGAAGATCAAAGACCTTTATACGACTGGGTTGTTAGAGAATGTGAAATGGAAAATATTCCAAGACAAATTGAATTTGCTAGACTTAACTTAACAAATACAGTAATGAGTAAAAGAAAATTAAAATTACTAGTTGATGAAGGAATTGCTGATGGATGGGATGATCCTCGTCTTCCTACTATATCAGGTGTAAGAAGAAGAGGATATACTCCAGAATGTATACGTAACTTCTGCGCTGAAATAGGTGTATCAAAAGCTGATTCTAAAGTTGATAGTAGATTATTTGATCACTTCTTAAGAGAAGACTTACAACCAAAGGCTCAACTTGCTATGGGAATATTAAATCCTTTAAAATTAGTTATAACAAACTATCCTGAAGATCAAAGTGAAATGATAGAACTTGAAAATATAGCTAAAAATGAAGAAGCTGGTACAAGAGAAGTTCCATTTAGTAGAGAAGTTTACATAGAGAGAGATGACTTTATGGAAGAACCTATACCAAAATACAGAAGATTCTTCCCAGGAAATGAAGTTAGATTAAAAGGTGCTTACTTCGTAAAATGTACAGACGTTATAAAAGACGAAAATGGTAATGTGGTAGAAATCCACGGAACTTATGACCCAGAAACTAAATCTGGTTCAGGATTTACTGGTCGTAAGGTTAAGGGTACAGTTCATTGGGTAGATGCTAAAACTGCTGTTCCTGCTGAATTTAGATTATTTGAGCCACTAATATTAGATGATGCTCCAGAAAATGAAGGTAAACACTTCTTAGACCAAATAAATCCTAATTCACTTACAGTATTACAAGGTTTTGTAGAACCAACTGCAATAAAGGATGCTAAACCATTAGACAAATTCCAATTTGTTAGAAATGGTTTCTTCTCAGTAGATACTAAGTATACTACTCCAGAGAAACTTGTATTCAATAGAATAGTTCCTCTTAAAAGTTCTTTTAAGCCAGGAAAATAA
- a CDS encoding lactate utilization protein — MNENVQWVNEKKIEKTINNLQKNNIKGYYAKSNEELINIIKDIAKEGEMVSVGGSMTLFETKVIDLLRSGRYNFLDRYEENLTPADMKEIYRKSFYADTYFSSTNAITEEGEIFNVDGNGNRVAAMLYGPDKVILVVGVNKIVKSIDEAVNRNKNLSGPANAKRLNTATPCAKVGYCMDCKSDDRICCEYTVIKRQRTKNRMYVIFVNDILGF, encoded by the coding sequence ATGAATGAAAATGTGCAATGGGTAAATGAAAAAAAAATAGAAAAAACTATAAATAATTTACAAAAAAATAATATTAAAGGCTATTATGCAAAAAGTAATGAAGAACTTATAAATATTATTAAAGATATTGCAAAGGAAGGTGAAATGGTATCTGTTGGGGGCTCTATGACTCTTTTTGAAACTAAAGTAATAGATTTGCTTAGAAGTGGAAGATATAACTTTTTAGATAGATATGAAGAAAACCTTACACCTGCTGATATGAAAGAAATATATAGAAAATCTTTTTATGCTGATACATATTTTTCATCTACAAATGCTATTACAGAAGAAGGAGAAATTTTCAATGTAGACGGAAATGGAAATAGAGTGGCTGCCATGCTATATGGGCCAGATAAAGTTATACTAGTAGTTGGGGTGAATAAAATAGTAAAAAGCATAGATGAAGCTGTAAATCGTAATAAAAATTTAAGTGGTCCTGCAAATGCAAAAAGATTAAATACTGCTACTCCTTGTGCAAAAGTAGGATATTGTATGGACTGTAAAAGTGATGATAGGATATGTTGTGAATATACAGTTATAAAAAGACAAAGAACTAAAAATAGAATGTATGTCATATTTGTAAATGATATATTAGGATTTTAA
- a CDS encoding YegS/Rv2252/BmrU family lipid kinase: MKKVKFIYNPNSGERRISHELDKIIEVYQHYGYVVVPFRLCKNRSVNDAFFDIEFNYDHILISGGDGTVDLILNAIKALNINIPIGILPCGTANDFAKAVNLPFDVKDAIERIVNTRPKKIDIGKINDKYFINVASAGMFTDVSQKINPDFKNSIGKVSYYLKGIEEALYMRKFSIEVKSKEVEYDGDMYLMLIFNGKTAGNINLAYKAKVDDGLLDVIIVKNVMFPNILPLLRSILKGEHLEGYNKDEILYFKTNKLKIDCKDDLITDIDGEKGPDFPLEIECIKDGIQLLGY; encoded by the coding sequence ATGAAAAAAGTTAAGTTTATTTATAACCCAAATTCAGGAGAACGAAGAATTTCTCATGAACTTGATAAGATAATAGAAGTATATCAACATTACGGCTATGTTGTAGTACCTTTTAGACTTTGCAAAAACAGATCAGTAAACGATGCTTTTTTTGACATAGAATTTAATTATGACCACATATTGATTTCAGGTGGGGATGGAACAGTAGATTTAATTTTAAATGCTATAAAAGCTTTAAATATAAATATTCCTATAGGAATTTTACCATGTGGTACTGCCAATGATTTTGCAAAAGCCGTAAATCTTCCTTTTGACGTAAAGGATGCAATTGAAAGAATTGTTAATACAAGACCTAAAAAAATTGATATTGGAAAAATTAATGATAAATATTTTATTAATGTGGCAAGTGCAGGAATGTTTACAGATGTATCTCAAAAAATTAATCCAGATTTTAAAAACTCCATCGGAAAAGTTTCATACTACTTAAAAGGTATTGAAGAAGCATTATATATGAGAAAGTTTAGTATTGAAGTGAAATCAAAGGAAGTAGAGTATGATGGAGACATGTACTTAATGTTAATTTTTAATGGAAAAACTGCTGGAAATATTAATCTTGCATATAAAGCTAAGGTAGACGATGGGTTATTAGATGTAATTATAGTTAAGAATGTTATGTTTCCTAATATTTTACCATTACTTAGAAGTATCTTAAAAGGTGAGCATCTTGAAGGATATAATAAAGATGAAATATTATATTTTAAAACAAATAAATTAAAAATAGATTGCAAAGATGACTTGATTACTGATATTGACGGAGAAAAAGGCCCAGATTTTCCTTTAGAGATTGAGTGTATTAAAGATGGAATACAATTATTGGGTTATTAA
- a CDS encoding acyclic terpene utilization AtuA family protein, whose product MKEEFKILSSTAILGYGFPEESFIEGMKRKPNVIAVDAGSTDPGPYYLGAGESFTDRDAVKRDLEIMIKSGLSNEIPVIIGTAGGSGGEIHLNWCKEIIYEIAKENNYNFKLALIHSEISKDKVKEALNIGKISPIGPVPQLSEVDIEQTTRIVGQMGVEPFIEALNEGADTILAGRTYDPSVFAAPAIKAGYDKGLALHLGKILECAAICATPGSGSDCMFGYLGEDYFRLEPLNPRRKCTTVSVAAHTLYEKTNPYILPGPGGHLDLTECRFIQDSENIVKVSGSKFIESLKYTVKLEGAKLIGYRTVSIAGARDPIMIEKIDEIIEGVKDRVEDNFKSKQWEYYLNISIYGKNGVMGNIEPNPSTEKSHEIGVVIEAVAKDQKKADTICAFARSSMLHFGYENRKATAGNLAFPYSPSDFHAGKVYNFSVYHLMEVDNGGDLFTIDYEEL is encoded by the coding sequence ATGAAAGAAGAATTTAAAATACTATCTTCTACAGCTATACTTGGATATGGTTTTCCAGAAGAATCATTTATAGAAGGAATGAAAAGAAAACCTAATGTTATTGCTGTAGATGCAGGTTCCACAGATCCAGGTCCTTATTATCTTGGAGCAGGAGAATCATTTACTGATAGAGATGCTGTAAAAAGAGATTTGGAGATAATGATTAAAAGTGGATTAAGTAATGAAATTCCTGTTATTATTGGTACAGCAGGAGGTAGCGGAGGAGAAATTCATTTAAATTGGTGCAAAGAAATAATTTATGAAATAGCAAAAGAAAATAACTATAATTTTAAACTAGCTCTAATACATTCAGAAATTTCTAAAGATAAGGTAAAAGAAGCACTAAATATTGGCAAAATTTCACCAATTGGGCCAGTACCTCAACTAAGTGAAGTAGATATAGAACAAACCACAAGAATAGTAGGTCAAATGGGAGTTGAACCTTTTATAGAAGCATTAAATGAAGGTGCTGATACAATATTAGCTGGCCGAACTTATGACCCATCTGTTTTTGCTGCTCCAGCTATTAAAGCAGGTTATGATAAAGGTCTTGCTCTTCATCTTGGCAAAATTTTAGAGTGTGCTGCCATATGTGCCACACCAGGAAGTGGTTCAGATTGTATGTTTGGATATTTAGGAGAAGATTATTTTAGACTAGAGCCACTTAATCCTAGAAGGAAGTGTACTACAGTTTCTGTGGCAGCTCATACGTTATATGAAAAAACAAATCCATATATTTTACCTGGTCCTGGAGGACATTTAGATCTAACAGAGTGTAGGTTTATTCAAGATAGTGAAAATATTGTTAAAGTATCAGGTAGCAAATTTATTGAGTCACTCAAATATACGGTGAAATTAGAAGGAGCTAAATTAATAGGCTACAGAACTGTATCTATTGCAGGAGCGAGAGACCCTATTATGATTGAAAAAATTGATGAAATAATTGAAGGTGTCAAAGACAGAGTTGAAGATAATTTTAAATCAAAGCAGTGGGAGTACTATCTTAATATTTCTATATATGGTAAAAATGGTGTAATGGGGAATATTGAGCCTAATCCTTCTACAGAAAAATCTCATGAAATAGGAGTGGTAATTGAAGCGGTAGCTAAAGATCAAAAAAAAGCAGATACGATATGTGCATTTGCTCGTTCATCTATGCTTCATTTTGGATACGAAAACAGAAAAGCCACAGCTGGAAATTTAGCTTTTCCATACTCTCCAAGTGATTTTCATGCAGGAAAAGTATACAATTTTAGTGTTTATCATTTGATGGAAGTTGATAATGGAGGGGATTTATTTACTATAGACTATGAAGAATTATAA
- a CDS encoding ABC transporter substrate-binding protein — protein MKKIFAVLMSLLITLSLAVGCSSKNNEQESKAPVTVNVGAPDGLPAIAIAKLSQENPEVKEGYKVKYTLEATSDALSTDVMKEALDIAIVPSNMASIAYNKTSNYQIAGTVGMGSFYLVSSDKDVSGLNSSLEGKEVGNIGKGLTPDITVQALLKEQKVDSSAIKFNYSNEASDLVSLLATNKLSTGIVPEPALSGLLTKNPDLKVICGVNDTWKDVFKNENGYPQSTLIVKSSFAKENPEFVSNFIKTLDENIKYTNENPKEAGELAIKFGVNIKAALLVKAIDRTNLKFISIDDCKDDYTNYYNSLSSFNPKVLGGKVPDENIYYTQK, from the coding sequence ATGAAAAAAATTTTTGCAGTACTTATGTCATTATTAATTACCTTAAGTCTTGCTGTAGGGTGTAGTTCTAAGAATAATGAGCAAGAAAGCAAAGCACCAGTTACAGTAAATGTGGGAGCACCAGATGGGCTACCAGCTATAGCAATTGCAAAATTGTCACAGGAAAATCCGGAAGTAAAAGAAGGCTACAAAGTTAAATACACTCTTGAAGCAACTTCTGATGCTTTATCCACTGATGTAATGAAGGAAGCTTTAGATATTGCCATAGTACCATCAAATATGGCTTCAATTGCTTACAATAAAACATCGAATTATCAAATTGCTGGAACAGTAGGTATGGGATCTTTTTATCTAGTAAGTAGTGATAAAGATGTAAGTGGATTAAACTCATCATTAGAGGGAAAAGAAGTAGGAAATATAGGTAAAGGATTGACTCCAGATATAACAGTTCAAGCATTATTAAAGGAACAAAAAGTTGATTCATCAGCTATTAAATTTAATTATTCTAATGAAGCTAGTGATTTAGTATCATTATTAGCAACAAATAAATTGTCAACAGGTATAGTACCAGAACCAGCACTTAGTGGATTACTTACAAAAAATCCTGATTTAAAGGTTATATGTGGTGTAAATGATACTTGGAAAGATGTATTTAAAAATGAAAATGGATACCCACAGTCAACTTTAATTGTTAAATCATCTTTTGCAAAAGAAAATCCTGAGTTTGTATCAAATTTCATAAAAACATTAGATGAAAATATAAAATATACAAATGAGAATCCTAAAGAGGCAGGAGAATTGGCTATTAAGTTTGGAGTAAATATAAAGGCAGCTTTATTAGTAAAAGCTATCGATAGAACTAATCTGAAGTTTATATCTATTGATGATTGTAAAGATGACTATACTAATTATTACAATAGTTTATCCTCTTTTAATCCTAAGGTGTTAGGTGGAAAAGTTCCAGATGAAAATATATATTATACACAAAAATAA
- a CDS encoding N-acetylmuramoyl-L-alanine amidase — MGKKYLIALDDGHGMETPGKRTPPLKNDLYIDGKLIRKKGEVIKENEFNRAVVKYLEKALKRCGFDVLLVAPGDSDVPLKTRVIRANSAGADAYVSKHYNAVGEKWQSKVKGPVTIIHYNSSSKSKELAKNVHEELWKLHKDYNCKNFGVGKDTDISGFSLYVLRNTKMPAILTESGFMDNMTEAVKMLDPTFQKLDAEGTCKGICKTFGVKYIDPNNEENEDKNEDEKNNEEYYTSVKYIKVKVKELNIRNSASWEKNAISGTVKKNEIFTVVKKIKAGNSYMYKLKSGYFISADSKYVESIVK; from the coding sequence ATGGGTAAAAAATATCTTATTGCCCTAGATGATGGTCATGGCATGGAAACACCAGGAAAGAGAACTCCACCACTAAAAAATGATTTGTATATAGATGGAAAGTTAATAAGAAAAAAAGGTGAAGTTATTAAAGAAAATGAGTTTAATAGAGCTGTTGTTAAATATTTGGAAAAAGCTTTAAAAAGATGTGGATTTGATGTATTGTTAGTTGCACCAGGAGATAGTGATGTACCTTTGAAAACTAGAGTTATTAGAGCCAACTCAGCTGGTGCAGATGCTTACGTTAGCAAACATTATAATGCAGTGGGAGAGAAATGGCAGAGTAAGGTGAAAGGTCCAGTAACAATAATACATTACAATTCCTCAAGCAAGTCAAAAGAATTGGCTAAAAATGTGCATGAAGAGCTTTGGAAACTTCATAAAGATTATAATTGTAAAAATTTTGGAGTTGGAAAAGATACAGATATTTCTGGATTTAGTTTGTATGTATTAAGAAACACAAAAATGCCTGCAATTCTTACTGAATCAGGATTTATGGATAATATGACTGAAGCTGTGAAAATGTTAGATCCTACATTTCAAAAATTAGATGCAGAAGGAACCTGTAAAGGAATATGCAAAACTTTCGGAGTAAAATATATTGATCCAAATAATGAAGAAAATGAAGATAAAAATGAAGATGAAAAAAATAATGAAGAATATTATACATCTGTAAAGTATATAAAAGTTAAGGTAAAAGAATTAAACATAAGAAACTCAGCATCCTGGGAAAAAAATGCAATTAGTGGAACTGTGAAAAAAAATGAAATATTTACAGTAGTAAAAAAAATTAAAGCAGGAAATAGTTATATGTATAAGCTAAAATCAGGATACTTTATTTCTGCAGATTCAAAATATGTGGAAAGTATTGTAAAGTAA